The Medicago truncatula cultivar Jemalong A17 chromosome 4, MtrunA17r5.0-ANR, whole genome shotgun sequence genome includes a region encoding these proteins:
- the LOC11446940 gene encoding E3 ubiquitin-protein ligase MBR2: protein MQGQRRTIGSFPTIVNMMQGPSSNGTDMNHQSSLNHAQNAVDFRLSDYRGSSGETACLRGTGPNVSFNGWNTGEPSSGLNLVNQVNDDGLKSEQRLSSSCSAIAEDGLRPEERQLLGNQSRIHPSFLQGSSSNHTAQGINFGMEHIANSSDRGKGKETGSGVNNNDPFGLDREKTSIGSSSFNQTGASSASSGYMAWGDSGSSSSSLANWGPSCKRKALEDSSMQLCTGGSSSSLVQSENGYWLTDSVDLNVPGSLGDLSPLEDFRVTSPPFQQNTRNEVRQEASNAFPSMVSIAENVERPLRNFDRRMTHLHHPESVPLNLTSTGSARHHNYPSPHQIPGSLSFNESLDLRLAAGVTAANSAVPQNQSPSLHMHPFPWNRAANPRVARSSSSYSSGERAVRDDFNLRIFPRDSTEHPMNMPASSGHEPAGWYSSSSNLNNAGGIPPPSWIGSSSNVHSLPNPSWTFNHEVPTENLQRVSEFSPWSLFPSISSASGTHNGHSSSTSGPPSFSQGSSSNQPHPRPSFMTERRGGDVLSAPHSLRTLPFDNEGRRRLISEIRQVLLAMRRGENLRAEDYMLFDPFLYHGMAEMHDRHREMRLDVDNMSYEELLALEERIGDVSTGLSEDIINKLMKQRFYMSLMTESSSDLEPCCICQEEYVDGQNLGLLDCGHEFHSNCITQWLMQKNLCPICKTTALAS, encoded by the exons ATGCAAGGTCAAAGGAGGACTATTGGGTCCTTCCCAACAATTGTTAACATGATGCAAGGGCCTAGTTCTAACGGCACTGATATGAATCATCAGTCTTCCTTGAATCATGCGCAAAATGCAGTAGATTTCCGGCTGTCAGATTATAGGGGGTCTTCTGGTGAGACTGCATGTTTACGTGGTACTGGTCCTAATGTGAGCTTTAATGGCTGGAATACCGGTGAACCCAGTTCTGGACTGAATCTGGTCAACCAAGTCAACGATGATGGTCTAAAATCTGAACAAAGGTTGTCTTCGTCATGCAGTGCTATTGCTGAGGATGGTCTAAGACCCGAGGAAAGGCAATTACTTGGGAACCAATCCAGAATTCATCCTTCCTTTTTGCAAGGTTCCAGCTCCAATCATACAGCCCAAGGTATTAATTTTGGTATGGAGCACATTGCTAACTCATCTGATCGCGGGAAAGGTAAAGAAACTGGTAGCGGTGTTAATAACAACGATCCTTTTGGATTAGATAGAGAGAAGACATCAATTGGCAGTTCTTCATTCAACCAAACAGGTGCTTCATCAGCAAGCTCTGGGTACATGGCATGGGGAGATAGTGGCAGTTCAAGTTCTTCTTTAGCTAATTGGGGTCCTTCCTGCAAAAGAAAGGCCCTTGAAGATAGTTCTATGCAACTGTGTACTGGAGGAAGCTCGAGTTCCCTTGTACAATCTGAAAATGGTTACTGGCTTACTGATTCTGTTGATCTTAATGTTCCTGGAAGCTTAGGTGATTTGTCACCTTTAGAGGATTTCCGTGTTACTAGCCCTCCATTTCAGCAGAATACAAGAAATGAAGTGAGACAAGAAGCTTCCAATGCGTTTCCTTCAATGGTAAGTATTGCGGAAAATGTGGAAAGGCCTCTACGAAACTTTGATAGGAGAATGACCCATCTACATCATCCGGAATCTGTACCTCTCAATTTAACATCAACAGGGAGTGCTAGACATCATAATTATCCTTCTCCGCATCAAATACCCGGCTCTCTCTCATTTAACGAATCCTTGGATTTAAGGTTAGCAGCTGGAGTAACAGCTGCTAATTCTGCTGTGCCGCAAAACCAGTCACCATCCCTGCACATGCATCCTTTTCCGTGGAATAGAGCTGCTAATCCTAGAGTGGCCAGATCTTCAAGTTCTTATAGCTCAGGAGAAAGAGCAGTACGTGatgattttaatttaagaaTCTTCCCAAGAGATAGTACCGAGCATCCCATGAACATGCCTGCATCTTCAGGACATGAACCTGCAGGTTGGTATTCATCTTCTAGTAATTTGAACAATGCTGGAGGCATACCTCCTCCATCCTGGATTGGATCTAGTTCAAACGTCCACTCGTTACCTAATCCTAGCTGGACATTTAACCATGAAGTCCCAACAGAAAATCTACAGAGAGTTTCAGAGTTCAGTCCCTGGTCCCTTTTTCCTTCAATCAGCTCAGCATCTGGTACTCATAATGGTCATTCCTCCTCTACTTCCGGCCCTCCTTCATTTTCTCAGGGTTCTAGTAGTAATCAACCACATCCAAGACCATCATTTATGACGGAAAGAAGGGGTGGTGATGTTCTCTCTGCTCCTCATTCATTGCGAACATTACCCTTTGACAATGAGGGGAGACGCCGGCTCATATCTGAG ATTCGCCAAGTCCTGCTAGCAATGCGGAGGGGTGAGAACTTACGAGCTGAG GATTATATGCTCTTTGACCCTTTCCTATATCATGGCATGGCTGAAATGCACGACAGACACAGAGAAATGCGCCTTGACGTTGATAATATGTCTTATGAG GAATTGTTGGCATTGGAGGAGCGTATAGGAGACGTAAGCACTGGACTGAGTGAAGatataattaataagttgaTGAAACAGCGATTTTACATGTCTCTCATGACAGAGTCTTCTTCTGATCTCGAACCTTGCTGTATCTGTCAG GAGGAATATGTTGATGGACAAAATCTCGGTTTGCTAGATTGTGGGCACGAGTTCCACAGTAACTGCATCACACAGTGGCTAATGCAGAAGAATCTGTGCCCAATTTGCAAAACAACGGCCTTGGCCTCGTGA